A part of Setaria viridis chromosome 8, Setaria_viridis_v4.0, whole genome shotgun sequence genomic DNA contains:
- the LOC117833654 gene encoding uncharacterized protein — MLRRGPRIPAVPSPPAPARRRGFRSEAALEAIRSHSLPSKAAAAAPSSDADDPAGPASLALYNYPTFAGAYGALAARLFHQRVRRRLLVLPFSSVEPFRAEDFEDAGLQTCYLLDFIGPKKFAFELSQFVPSVIAFDHRQSTLARIPKLGQCPSNVELHIDTSKSSVRSVFDYFSKKLAGTKSDSQMCENLFNQEDEERVSNVVEYIEDADLRRWQLPNTKEFQTALREERAKLNCVTNPHVFEQLLQLDGGDLLNREKSLALDRLQAAGEFIQKPFKIQLGRGLYGECLAIRADGHSKLSHEIGLELSRRSAAAGLRPIGAVVFMQRGILKVCLRTTDNTTNTAEIAKAYGGGGKPSSSSFALRMDEFNTWTLVKSRVMN, encoded by the exons ATGCTCCGCCGCGGACCGCGCATCCCCGCcgtcccctcgccgccggcgcccgcgcgccggcgaggcttCCGCTCGGAAGCCGCCCTCGAGGCTATCCGCTCGCACTCGCTCCCGtcgaaggccgccgccgccgccccctcctccgatGCGGACGACCCGGCGGGGCCCGCCAGCCTCGCACTCTACAACTACCCCACCTTCGCCGGCGCCTACGGCGCGCTCGCGGCCCGCCTCTTCCACcagcgcgtccgccgccgcctcctcgtcctccccttctcctccgtcGAGCCCTTCAG AGCTGAAGACTTCGAGGACGCGGGGTTACAGACGTGCTATCTCTTGGATTTCATTGGGCCGAAGAAGTTCGCTTTCGAGCTCTCCCAGTTTGTCCCCAG TGTGATAGCATTTGATCACCGGCAAAGTACACTAGCAAGAATCCCCAAGTTGGGTCAGTGCCCAAGCAATGTTGAGCTTCATATTGACACGTCAAAAAGCAGTGTTCGATCTGTATTTGATTATTTCTCCAAGAAGCTAGCAGGGACAAAATCTGACTCT CAAATGTGTGAAAACTTGTTCAACCAAGAAGATGAGGAGCGGGTTTCAAATGTTGTTGAGTACATAGAGGATGCAGATTTGCGACGCTGGCAGCTGCCTAACACCAAGGAATTTCAGACAGCACTTAGGGAAGAGCGTGCAAAGTTGAACTGTGTAACAAATCCTCATGTTTTTGAACAG CTACTACAACTTGATGGTGGCGATCTGCTTAATAGGGAGAAATCACTGGCTCTTGAtcgcctgcaggctgcaggggAGTTCATACAGAAGCCTTTCAAGATTCAACTTGGAAGAGGGCTGTATGGTGAATGCCTG GCAATCAGAGCAGATGGACACTCAAAATTGAGTCATGAAATCGGTTTGGAGCTGAGTCGGAGGAGTGCTGCTGCTGGATTAAG GCCTATTGGAGCAGTGGTCTTCATGCAACGAGGTATCCTAAAGGTTTGCTTGAGGACTACTGACAATACAACTAATACAGCAGAGATTGCAAAG GCATATGGTGGAGGTGGAAAACCAAGTTCAAGTTCGTTTGCGCTAAGGATGGATGAGTTCAACACCTGGACTTTGGTGAAGTCAAGAGTCATGAACTGA
- the LOC117834064 gene encoding uncharacterized protein, giving the protein METASACPCDKAKHPCFSFARQPVSRSHFFLPSAISLHQPSITHSSISLQQHGGIQRWSEEVLIMRLSWPWRRKTQLAAAPPPHGDDVPVAVGTHLHVGAGDDGDDADAESTAASLESERSHLTTLPVEEPGHVDEDAGRNGVRHTHYEVDGSGSEEGEGCSESDTDDQSAEANVDGRHRRRRPRHHRRGGRRRRRRPAGGVPALMVVAPAAAVMLLALVALVTWKRRQRRML; this is encoded by the coding sequence ATGGAGACAGCATCTGCATGTCCCTGCGACAAAGCAAAGCACCCCTGCTTTTCATTTGCAAGACAACCCGTCTCCCGGTCTCATTTCTTCCTTCCATCTGCCATCTCGCTTCATCAGCCTTCGATTACTCACTCGTCTATAAGTTTGCAGCAGCACGGTGGTATTCAGAGGTGGAGCGAGGAGGTTCTCATCATGAGGTTGTCGTGGCCGTGGAGGCGGAAGACGCAGCtggcggcagcgccgccgccgcatggtGATGATGTGCCGGTGGCCGTGGGCACCCACCTCCATGTCGGGGCCGGCGATGACGgtgacgacgccgacgccgagtcGACCGCGGCGTCGTTGGAATCGGAGCGCAGCCACCTGACGACGCTGCCGGTGGAGGAACCGGGGCACGTCGACGAGGACGCCGGCCGGAACGGGGTGCGCCACACCCACTACGAGGTGGATGGGTCCGGTTCGGAGGAGGGCGAGGGCTGCAGCGAGAGCGATACTGATGATCAGTCGGCGGAGGCTAATGTCGACGGCCGGCACCGACGACGCCGGCCGAGGCACCACcgccggggagggaggaggaggaggcggcggcctgcCGGCGGCGTCCCGGCGCTCATGGTCgtcgcgcccgccgcggcggtcATGCTGCTCGCGCTCGTGGCGCTCGTCACCTGGAAGAGGCGGCAGCGCCGGATGCTGTAG